One genomic segment of Belonocnema kinseyi isolate 2016_QV_RU_SX_M_011 chromosome 2, B_treatae_v1, whole genome shotgun sequence includes these proteins:
- the LOC117168200 gene encoding DNA repair protein XRCC3 isoform X1 has translation MLYIYQYIRYLSKKCVSTMKLLINNQWRMKRTCPQKNDLFAITASTLLQNESFLTSGCSEIDSALRGGFSRKGITQIYGEAGSGKTQFALQLCLTVQIPTKENPQTSGALYICTEAHFPTKRLQELLKKSHIAKKYPISGDMIFVEHVPTMEQLEECICQKIPCLLKHRKIGLLIVDSIAAPFRVEYDEKELRSRAKSLRKIGEQLRFISKEHEVSVICINQVSAVINKDLLNTNGNGEQPTLGIIWASLISNSFHLYRRDGNRYLRIVYSPYLPCKTIKFEIRDIGIVGFK, from the exons ATGTTGTAtatat ATCAATATATtcgatacctttccaaaaaatgTGTTTCTACAATGAAATTGCTGATTAATAATCAATGGAGAATGAAAAGAACATGTCCACAGAAAAATGATCTCTttg CAATAACTGCTAGTACGTTGTTGCAAAATGAATCGTTTCTAACAAGTGGATGTTCAGAAATAGATTCTGCACTAAGGGGAGGTTTTTCTCGCAAGGGTATAACTCAAATTTATGGAGAAGCTGGTAGTGGAAAAACTCAGTTTGCTCTCCAATTATGTCTCACTGTTCAGATTCCAACGAAAGAAAATCCACAAACTTCCG GCGCTCTATATATTTGTACAGAGGCTCACTTTCCAACCAAGCGTCTTCAGGAATTATTGAAAAAGTCGCATATTGCTAAAAAATATCCGATTAGTGGTGACATGATATTCGTAGAACATGTTCCAACCATg GAGCAACTGGAAGAGTGCATATGTCAAAAAATTCCCTGCCTTTTGAAACATCGTAAAATAGGGCTATTGATAGTGGATTCGATTGCCGCTCCTTTCAGAGTAGAATACGACGAAAAAGAATTAAGAAGCAGGgctaaaagtttaagaaaaattggtGAACAGCTACGTTTTATATCAAAAGAACACGAAGTCTCTGTAATTTGTATTAACCAg GTATCAGCAGTGATAAATAAAGATTTGTTGAACACGAATGGAAACGGAGAACAACCAACTCTCGGAATAATTTGGGCGAGTCTCATATCCAATTCCTTTCATTTATACAGAAGAGATGGTAATCGTTACTTACGAATTGTTTATTCTCCTTACTTGCCTTGcaaaactatcaaatttgaaattcgagACATCGGAATTGTTGGTTTCAAGTAA
- the LOC117168200 gene encoding DNA repair protein XRCC3 isoform X2, producing the protein MLYIYQYIRYLSKKCVSTMKLLINNQWRMKRTCPQKNDLFAITASTLLQNESFLTSGCSEIDSALRGGFSRKGITQIYGEAGSGKTQFALQLCLTVQIPTKENPQTSEAHFPTKRLQELLKKSHIAKKYPISGDMIFVEHVPTMEQLEECICQKIPCLLKHRKIGLLIVDSIAAPFRVEYDEKELRSRAKSLRKIGEQLRFISKEHEVSVICINQVSAVINKDLLNTNGNGEQPTLGIIWASLISNSFHLYRRDGNRYLRIVYSPYLPCKTIKFEIRDIGIVGFK; encoded by the exons ATGTTGTAtatat ATCAATATATtcgatacctttccaaaaaatgTGTTTCTACAATGAAATTGCTGATTAATAATCAATGGAGAATGAAAAGAACATGTCCACAGAAAAATGATCTCTttg CAATAACTGCTAGTACGTTGTTGCAAAATGAATCGTTTCTAACAAGTGGATGTTCAGAAATAGATTCTGCACTAAGGGGAGGTTTTTCTCGCAAGGGTATAACTCAAATTTATGGAGAAGCTGGTAGTGGAAAAACTCAGTTTGCTCTCCAATTATGTCTCACTGTTCAGATTCCAACGAAAGAAAATCCACAAACTTCCG AGGCTCACTTTCCAACCAAGCGTCTTCAGGAATTATTGAAAAAGTCGCATATTGCTAAAAAATATCCGATTAGTGGTGACATGATATTCGTAGAACATGTTCCAACCATg GAGCAACTGGAAGAGTGCATATGTCAAAAAATTCCCTGCCTTTTGAAACATCGTAAAATAGGGCTATTGATAGTGGATTCGATTGCCGCTCCTTTCAGAGTAGAATACGACGAAAAAGAATTAAGAAGCAGGgctaaaagtttaagaaaaattggtGAACAGCTACGTTTTATATCAAAAGAACACGAAGTCTCTGTAATTTGTATTAACCAg GTATCAGCAGTGATAAATAAAGATTTGTTGAACACGAATGGAAACGGAGAACAACCAACTCTCGGAATAATTTGGGCGAGTCTCATATCCAATTCCTTTCATTTATACAGAAGAGATGGTAATCGTTACTTACGAATTGTTTATTCTCCTTACTTGCCTTGcaaaactatcaaatttgaaattcgagACATCGGAATTGTTGGTTTCAAGTAA
- the LOC117168200 gene encoding DNA repair protein rhp57 isoform X5, producing the protein MLYIYQYIRYLSKKCVSTMKLLINNQWRMKRTCPQKNDLFAITASTLLQNESFLTSGCSEIDSALRGGFSRKGITQIYGEAGSGKTQFALQLCLTVQIPTKENPQTSGALYICTEAHFPTKRLQELLKKSHIAKKYPISGDMIFVEHVPTMVSAVINKDLLNTNGNGEQPTLGIIWASLISNSFHLYRRDGNRYLRIVYSPYLPCKTIKFEIRDIGIVGFK; encoded by the exons ATGTTGTAtatat ATCAATATATtcgatacctttccaaaaaatgTGTTTCTACAATGAAATTGCTGATTAATAATCAATGGAGAATGAAAAGAACATGTCCACAGAAAAATGATCTCTttg CAATAACTGCTAGTACGTTGTTGCAAAATGAATCGTTTCTAACAAGTGGATGTTCAGAAATAGATTCTGCACTAAGGGGAGGTTTTTCTCGCAAGGGTATAACTCAAATTTATGGAGAAGCTGGTAGTGGAAAAACTCAGTTTGCTCTCCAATTATGTCTCACTGTTCAGATTCCAACGAAAGAAAATCCACAAACTTCCG GCGCTCTATATATTTGTACAGAGGCTCACTTTCCAACCAAGCGTCTTCAGGAATTATTGAAAAAGTCGCATATTGCTAAAAAATATCCGATTAGTGGTGACATGATATTCGTAGAACATGTTCCAACCATg GTATCAGCAGTGATAAATAAAGATTTGTTGAACACGAATGGAAACGGAGAACAACCAACTCTCGGAATAATTTGGGCGAGTCTCATATCCAATTCCTTTCATTTATACAGAAGAGATGGTAATCGTTACTTACGAATTGTTTATTCTCCTTACTTGCCTTGcaaaactatcaaatttgaaattcgagACATCGGAATTGTTGGTTTCAAGTAA
- the LOC117168200 gene encoding DNA repair protein XRCC3 isoform X4, producing the protein MLYIYQYIRYLSKKCVSTMKLLINNQWRMKRTCPQKNDLFEIDSALRGGFSRKGITQIYGEAGSGKTQFALQLCLTVQIPTKENPQTSGALYICTEAHFPTKRLQELLKKSHIAKKYPISGDMIFVEHVPTMEQLEECICQKIPCLLKHRKIGLLIVDSIAAPFRVEYDEKELRSRAKSLRKIGEQLRFISKEHEVSVICINQVSAVINKDLLNTNGNGEQPTLGIIWASLISNSFHLYRRDGNRYLRIVYSPYLPCKTIKFEIRDIGIVGFK; encoded by the exons ATGTTGTAtatat ATCAATATATtcgatacctttccaaaaaatgTGTTTCTACAATGAAATTGCTGATTAATAATCAATGGAGAATGAAAAGAACATGTCCACAGAAAAATGATCTCTttg AAATAGATTCTGCACTAAGGGGAGGTTTTTCTCGCAAGGGTATAACTCAAATTTATGGAGAAGCTGGTAGTGGAAAAACTCAGTTTGCTCTCCAATTATGTCTCACTGTTCAGATTCCAACGAAAGAAAATCCACAAACTTCCG GCGCTCTATATATTTGTACAGAGGCTCACTTTCCAACCAAGCGTCTTCAGGAATTATTGAAAAAGTCGCATATTGCTAAAAAATATCCGATTAGTGGTGACATGATATTCGTAGAACATGTTCCAACCATg GAGCAACTGGAAGAGTGCATATGTCAAAAAATTCCCTGCCTTTTGAAACATCGTAAAATAGGGCTATTGATAGTGGATTCGATTGCCGCTCCTTTCAGAGTAGAATACGACGAAAAAGAATTAAGAAGCAGGgctaaaagtttaagaaaaattggtGAACAGCTACGTTTTATATCAAAAGAACACGAAGTCTCTGTAATTTGTATTAACCAg GTATCAGCAGTGATAAATAAAGATTTGTTGAACACGAATGGAAACGGAGAACAACCAACTCTCGGAATAATTTGGGCGAGTCTCATATCCAATTCCTTTCATTTATACAGAAGAGATGGTAATCGTTACTTACGAATTGTTTATTCTCCTTACTTGCCTTGcaaaactatcaaatttgaaattcgagACATCGGAATTGTTGGTTTCAAGTAA
- the LOC117168200 gene encoding DNA repair protein XRCC3 isoform X3 gives MKLLINNQWRMKRTCPQKNDLFAITASTLLQNESFLTSGCSEIDSALRGGFSRKGITQIYGEAGSGKTQFALQLCLTVQIPTKENPQTSGALYICTEAHFPTKRLQELLKKSHIAKKYPISGDMIFVEHVPTMEQLEECICQKIPCLLKHRKIGLLIVDSIAAPFRVEYDEKELRSRAKSLRKIGEQLRFISKEHEVSVICINQVSAVINKDLLNTNGNGEQPTLGIIWASLISNSFHLYRRDGNRYLRIVYSPYLPCKTIKFEIRDIGIVGFK, from the exons ATGAAATTGCTGATTAATAATCAATGGAGAATGAAAAGAACATGTCCACAGAAAAATGATCTCTttg CAATAACTGCTAGTACGTTGTTGCAAAATGAATCGTTTCTAACAAGTGGATGTTCAGAAATAGATTCTGCACTAAGGGGAGGTTTTTCTCGCAAGGGTATAACTCAAATTTATGGAGAAGCTGGTAGTGGAAAAACTCAGTTTGCTCTCCAATTATGTCTCACTGTTCAGATTCCAACGAAAGAAAATCCACAAACTTCCG GCGCTCTATATATTTGTACAGAGGCTCACTTTCCAACCAAGCGTCTTCAGGAATTATTGAAAAAGTCGCATATTGCTAAAAAATATCCGATTAGTGGTGACATGATATTCGTAGAACATGTTCCAACCATg GAGCAACTGGAAGAGTGCATATGTCAAAAAATTCCCTGCCTTTTGAAACATCGTAAAATAGGGCTATTGATAGTGGATTCGATTGCCGCTCCTTTCAGAGTAGAATACGACGAAAAAGAATTAAGAAGCAGGgctaaaagtttaagaaaaattggtGAACAGCTACGTTTTATATCAAAAGAACACGAAGTCTCTGTAATTTGTATTAACCAg GTATCAGCAGTGATAAATAAAGATTTGTTGAACACGAATGGAAACGGAGAACAACCAACTCTCGGAATAATTTGGGCGAGTCTCATATCCAATTCCTTTCATTTATACAGAAGAGATGGTAATCGTTACTTACGAATTGTTTATTCTCCTTACTTGCCTTGcaaaactatcaaatttgaaattcgagACATCGGAATTGTTGGTTTCAAGTAA